The Poecile atricapillus isolate bPoeAtr1 chromosome 6, bPoeAtr1.hap1, whole genome shotgun sequence genome contains the following window.
GCTCACAGACACGTCACTGCCCTTGCTGGCTCTAGCTAACCTCTTTTTCTGGCTCCATGCACCTCAACATCTTGTTTTACATCTTTGTGGTAAAACCAGTTACAGCTTCACAAGGAATTATGTCCTAAATAACCAGTCCCAACTTCGGGGTTTCTCTGCTCCTGTTTCCTTTGACGGGAGTTTTGCGCAGAAGCTTTGCTGGCAGGAGCAATGACAGccactgccacagctgccaggcTGTGTGTGCCTGGTCCCCGTGTCTGGCTCGGTGTCTCAGGTGTGATATGGGCTCTGTTTTGCCACAGTATGGGATCGTGCTGGATGCGGGATCGTCCCACACCAACCTCTACGTGTACGAGTGGCCAGCAGAGAAGGAGAATGACACTGGGGTGGTGAAGCAGGTGGAAGTGTGTAAAGTTGAAggtaagaggagaaaaaggagctggggaagggacgTGGGATGAAGAAGAGATAATGTAATAAAAGGGTGAGGGAGGAGAAATCTAGAGGAAGAGGCCAGAAGTAGAAACAGTGTTACATCTGTGAGATAATGTATATCTCACTGCTTCCCGGGGGAGCTGTATGTGCCTGACCTTCCTGGGGAGGAAAACAGATCCAGTCCTCCGTTTGTTTCCAGGATGCTTggaataaattgctttttggAAAGAACTGCACTAAAAGAATCTACTTATATAAAATGTCTGCATGCACTCTTGCTGAAGTGCTGATGAACACAATGAGAAGGGAGAGCACGGTTTGATCTTTTTCAAGGTTTCTGTGCAAGCTGCGCACAGGGCTTGTGACTCAAGGTTGCTCAGCTAATGCGTGTCATGGCACTTTTTACATTCTATTTAATTGCTGTCTAGATACTGTATGGTTTAGGAAGGCATGAATGAAGCCCAGGGGTGCACACAACAAGGAACAGCACAGACCATCATGGATCACTGCGTTCTGAGGCGTTGTCAGACCTGCCTGGGGTCTTTTCAGGCCTCTGCAGTGCAGGGGAGAGCCCTACTGTTATCAAGCTGCCGTGATagctgtgcagtgctgcagcatcCCATGTCACGAGCAGCACACTGAGCACACAGCAAGCTGGAGCAAATGGGGCTTCCCTGCTGCCATGCAGACACTGGTCCTGGGGCAGTCCAGAGAGCCAGGGGACATGGCAGAGAGGGACAATGATTTTTTCCTTGGCTTAGCATAAGACAAAATAGCTGCAAAACAGCCAGTGTTGCAGTGTGAGTATAAAGTACACAAACAAATGACAGCATCTGCCCTGGAGGAGCCAGCAGAGAAGGGTCAGGGATATTCAGGCACAGATCCAGGGTACACCCAGGCAGACTCAGAGAAGAGACTACAGATGTTCAGGGCATGCTAAAGAAATGGCTTGTCTCAGCCCTCACTGCTAGTTCATAGTCTGCTTTGCAGAGAAAGGGTGGCAGATGCTGGGCACTGTGACCACCCACTATGTGCATTGGGTTTCGTTGGTGCTGCAGGATTCCTAGAGCTGCTCAGGAATGGTGTGGTTGGACCTGATTCTGCTGCCTGTGATATGGTTTAACACACCTGCTGCTCATGACAGCATTCTGGGGCTACGTTTGGAGTCTGAACAATGAAGTGCCTTTACTTCTTGCAGGCCCTGGGATCTCAGGTTACTCCCATGCCACAGAGAAGGCAGGTCCCTCTCTGGCACAGTGCCTACAACAAGCAAAAGAGGTGATTCcctcagcacagcacaaagaGACACCCGTCTACCTCGGAGCAACTGCTGGCATGCGGCTTCTCAGGTACCGCAGAGCTCGTCCCCTTCTCCTGCAGAACTGCACCTGGGATGGCCATGGCTGTGCACTGGGGGCCTCTGGAGAGCAGCCCTTGGACATGCTGCCAGCTCACACTGTGCCCAGATACCCTCCCCTGCTGCTGACCTCTCTGGGCCCTGAGTCCCCTGGACTTTTCCAATGCTTCCCTGCTCGCTCCAGCCTTCCATCATCACATGCAGCACTGAGACACCAGGAgatcagcagtgcccaggctgatGCCTAGACTTCCCCACAATTAAGGGATGCTCAAACATCCCCACAGTCTGGTATTAGGCCTAATCCTGGATTTTTGAGCCCAAACATGCTTCAATTCCCCACCGAGGGCCATTAGAGGCTAATCCTCATCCTCCTTTCATCAGAATTTGTGATTTTCATGAGAGTGACCCAGACCTCTCCTGGCTAGCACAGGGAACTGATCTTAGGTATATAATGCGTAGGAAATCTTCCTGGGAATATCTTCTGGATTTCTTCTCTAATGGTGACAGCAAAGAGTGAGAGGAGTCTCCACAGTGCTATCAGGACACATGCTACAGAACAAGAGCTCTGGTCTCTGCCCCAAGTAGTTACCGCTCTCAGCTGCAGGGTCTGTAAGTGTCAGAGCTGGTGGCAGCTGTGCTGTCAAGGTGTGACAGAGAGGACCATGGCCAACTAGACCTGGATGGCCCCTATGAATGACTGGTCTCTCATCCTTGACATTTGGTGGGGAGTTGCAGCCTGCCCACTCAGAATAAAGTACATAGAGACCTGTCAGCCAGAGTTACTCCATCCTTTCTCCCATTCATCCAGGTTGCAGAATGAAAGTGCAGCTGACAAAGTCTTGTCCTCGGTAGGAAGCACACTACGCTCAGCTCCCTTCAACTTCCAGGGTGCCAGAATCATCACCGGTCAGGAGGAAGGAGCCTATGGATGGATCACCATTAACTACCTTCTGGGCAATTTCAAGCAGGTAGTATATCCATAGCAAGTACATTTGAACCATTGGTTTGCAGCCCTTTGTAAGTCCTGCCTTGCAAAAGGTGTCACAGGGACTCTCTTCCCTTGTAATCCATTTCCCAGGGATCAGGAAGCTGCACATCTTGCCTCAGCAGTAGCTGTGAGTACATCCTGGTACTTAGTGCTACCAGGACACAGCACTATAGTCAGGCTGCaagcactgaaataaaacacCAGCATCTTCAATAATTTTGCTTGGGTACAGTATCCTTCTCACTTTCcaatgtaaaatatttctgtttctgagaAGTTTGACTATGGTTCTTTCCTGTTGAGTTTATAAATCTTCTGAGAGCTGAAACAGTAATCAGACTGTTTTTTCTCATAACAGTAGTATTAGATTTCATATTCTTTGCCCTTCTGCAAACACTTGGGCATGATCCATCTTCTGTATTTACAAGCTTGCATTTTTCTTATGTCTTATTCCAGCTCTCATGTCCTCTCCAGGATTTCCCATGTTTCCTGTGTTCTGtgcttctgcttctttcctcgcagttctttctctttttcatttctccaaAATAAATCTTCTCCATGCCCAATATATCTggtttactttaattttttttttttttccaagtctggCTGGAAAAAGCTTCTACACTCCCTGAAATCCTTAAGTGAGACATCAGGAGCACTAGACCTTGGAGGAGCCTCCACACAGATTACCTTTGTATCAAAGGACCTCTCTTCTGAGTCCCCAGAGAACCAGCTCTACTTCCGTCTCTATGGCAAGGATTACCAAGTGTACACACACAGCTTTCTCTGCTATGGGAAGGACCAGGCCCTGCAACAGAAACTGGCCATGGATCTACAGGCAAGTACATCTACACCTGTAATTGAACAATCCTGGACCCTGCCAGCTTTGGGATACTGGTGCTGTAAAAGTTGTTGTGTCCCAGCTCACCTCTTAGTCTGGATTAGGGAAATGTCAGTGTTCTCCAGACAGGCTGGGCATGAGTGCCCAGAGAGGTGACAGTCCATACTTTCAAAAGTACTACTGATTTGAGTTGACTCAGTTCTTGGACATGGGATAGCAAGAGAACTGCATTTAACTGAAGTACTCAGGAGAGGTGGCATTTTACCATCTCTGAGAAACCCAAATCAACAGCACAGCTTCACAAACTGtgacttaaaataattttccaagtTCCTTACAAGGAGGCTGTGGCAGTACCCACATCTCCCCCTGCACAGCCAGTGCCTTGAGCCATCCTTATCCCTTTGACCTGGTGTGTGCACCTGGATGAGATGTACTCTGACCAGTGCCATCCTTCCTTGTGGTTGTTTCCCAGGGTGTTATTCTAGAGTAAAGTGTAACAGCTTGGATTGATTTTTACTTTCAGACCGTGGAGAACAGCAGTCTCCCCGACCCATGCTTTCACAAGGGTTATGAGAGGACTATAAATATTAGTGACTTCTTCAAAAACCCTTGCACATCAGACAAGAAAAAGCAGTTACCTTTCAGCCAGCTGTACATAAAGGGAGAGGGGGACTATCAAAAGTGCCGAGAAAACATCCAGAAACTCTTCAACAAAAGCAATTGTCCTTATTCCAGTTGCTCCTTCAATGGGATATACCTACCTCCATTacaaggggattttggggtgagtCTTCACTCATTCTTCAACTCTCTGTAATCCAGAATGTCAGAAGAGCAGAAATTCAGAGTAATGCTAGAGTGTGTTCTTTATGACTGAGGCAGGAAATCATTCACAAGATGGCTTTTTGGACATGTAACTACAAAAGTAGTGCTGCACTTGCTGTGAGGACAGTACTGGCCTACCAGTACTGCACTgttcccattttaacccatcTCCTTGGGGTGCTCTGTTTACTCACTTTTAAGCTGTCTTTCCTGATGTCCAGCACCAGAGGCAGGAGagcctgctgcaggcaggaacacTGCTCCTGCAAACCTTGTCTCCTGAGGTCAGTGGTGGTACCAGATCTGAAACTCACCCAGCAGTGTCTGAGTGCTACTGAAACCAGTCAGCTCACCTATCTGCTTCCCTGACACGATGAGGAGACAGTGCACGCTCTGAACACACATGATGTGTGACACCATGCTGACCATCAGTCCCAGAGCTGCAAGAGCTGCTCAGTGATTGTGAGGCTTTCCAGGGAACTGCTAATACAATCTTGTCCTGTTCCTAACCTGCCTCCTACCTACCAGCTACTGACCATGGTCAGAAATGGGGTGTCTGGACCTCGGATTATATGATGGGGCTCTGTACAATCCTTTCAGACAGTCACCTCTGCTCTTTGTGGTGATGTTGGTTGCACACTCAGCTCACTCAGCTGCCAAAACAGGATCATGGTTGTGATGGCAATCAGTGTTCACTGTGTGCCACTGGCACACCTAAAGGAGAGAGCTCACAGAAGTTCTTCAGGATATAATTCCTACCTCCATctctcagcagctctgagccATATGTCTCAGAATGACATCACTCCTGAAAACATTCCTGCCCTTGTGTGATGTTGCTTCTTATATTTCTCTATGTATAAATAAactctttttttgtgtgtgtgttatttGTGACCTAGTCAGATTAAAAGAATCTTTCTCCTTCaggctttttctgctttctatttTGTGATGAACTTTTTGAACCTGACCAGTGAACCAAACCCCCTTGCCCTGAACAAAGTGACCAGCACCATTGAGAGCTTCTGTGCCCGGCCTTGGCAAGAGGTAAGCTGCACTTGTTGCACTAGACTGGGGCTGCTGATACTTTTCTGTAGGATAAATGGCTGGGTTAATTTCCAGAACAAGATGGGGAAGATCCCCTCAGCACCTGCAGTGGATGCTCAGGCACAAGCTGGAGCAGTGGGAAGGTGCGTTTAACAGCCTGGTGATTGTCTCCTTCCCTAGGTGAAGACAGCATATCAGCACATCAAAGAAAAGTACCTGAGTGAATATTGCTTCTCTGGAGCCTACATCCTCTCTCTCCTGGAAAATGGCTATGAgttcactgaaaataattggCAAATGATCCACTTCCTTGGAAAGGTGTGTTTCATGGTGGGCAGGGCTGTACCCCAGCAGTTCTCTGCACTCTctgctgcacagcctggcccttATCCCCAGGAGTGCCACTGCTCAGGCAATGCCATGGGCAGCCTCCCAGCACTGATTCTGCTCTTCTGTTTCAGATTGGCAGCAGTGATGCAGGTTGGACCCTAGGCTACATGCTGAACCTGACCAACATGATCCCTGCAGAGGAGCCAGCCGGGCCCCCTCTTTCCCATGGCAGCTACGTGGGGCTGATGGTGCTGTGCTCCCTTGTGCTGGTGTCTGTGCTCCTGTTTGCCTGGCTTCTCTTCCACAAGCCCAAGTGCCTGCAGAAGGGGATTGTTTAGGAAGAACCTGAGGGGAGAGGACCCATGTCATCCTGGCTGCTCAGGGCTCAGGAgatcccagcagagcagagtcCCTCTCACTGAAGCTACTGACTGTACAACAAGggcatttatttcttctgaatcACACTTGCACTGACAGATGTTGGGACATCAGGCTCGCCACCTTCTCTGCCAAGGACAGACAAGCTCGTGTCCCCTCCTTGAGTGGGTCGTACTCTCATTCAATGAAACTTTGCTGCTTGTTGGTTTCTGCCTTGTGCACAGCATTATAAAGAGAAAAGTGGCAGCAGTCTTTGggagccagtgctcctgcaaGGGTTATCTCAGGGTCACAATCCCACTGAGCTCTTGGGAGCTGTCACATACAGGGTGATCCTGCTCCTTCTCTGCTGAAGCTGTTCCCAAGAGCCCTTTCTGCACCAGCACACCTCTGCTCACCTCCCCGGCCCTGAGCTCTCACAGCCCTACAGCTGGCTACAGCTCTTGCACCTGGCTGGCCCCTGAAGGCGGGTCAGGCTCCCAAATGCTACTCTGGGAAAAGAAGGGATGAGGACGAAGAAACCGAGCGTGCTTGTGGTCATCAGCCCTTAGCTGGGTTCTGTTGGCTGTCAGCTCCTTTTGCAGGTGGCAAAATGCCTTTTTCCCACGTCTTCCTGATGTCATTGCTGGACCAAAGCTGGCTCGCTGTTGCACTGAGCCATTCTCACGTCCCTAAGGCACATCAAGCCACAAGTTCCCAGCCAGGCATTGCTGCTTGTTGTAGGAAGATCTTGCATTGTACTGGTTCCTTGGCCAGAAGTGATTATTTATGCCTGCAGGGACTCTGGTGTGACCAGTGTGCCCTCAGGTATAGACCCACTGAAGCAATCCAGGGTCACTGTGCTGATAACACAGCAACCTCCAGTTTAAGGAAAGTGTTTATCAGTTAATGTTCCTGtaggcagctggcatcagttAACCAGCATGAGTATGCACAGATTGAACCACTCTCCACCagcaaaattaatgaaattttgcCATTCCTTTCCTCATAGCACAGGCTTATCCTATGGCCACAAGACCAGGGCTTGTGAGTGCACATACTGCAGCCCATCTTCTAGCACACAACTAGAATGATGCCACTGATTGAGTTTATGAATcactttcttccatttttccatctcttggtccaaaaaaaaaagagaggtaAGTCAGAAATCAAATTTTGTAAAAACACTCAGAAACCACTGGTGCCTGTCTgcctcccacaaaatctcagaaatgTCTTCTCCAAATGACCTGTAAATGTGgaagcaaaaagaaagcagatATTGTAGAGAGAGAGGAAGGTACATCAAATGCACACCTGCTTCCCCGAGCAGACGTGTAGGCAGTGTGGAGGGGGTCAGGATGTGCAAGCCCAGTAATGCCTTCTCCTTCAGGCAAGCACAGACACAGAGCTCTTCCAGTCTGTCCCTCTGCATAGTCCAGGATGGAAAATGTCACCCAGTTATTTCTACTTCATGCCTGGAAGTAGAAGCCCTGATATATTGAAGGACCtaaatgtaaggaaaaaaatctaccCTGTTCTAAGATCTCTGGGCAGATCATTCTTCTTCTAAAAATCTGTCTTATTTTTGCTCTGAATTAGCTGGCTTCAGCTTCTGTTGGATCTTGTTCTGCCCACTTCCAAAAGACTGAGTAACTCTGTTattaaaatccctttttaaGTTTGTTGGTGCTTGCAAGTTGTCATTATATCATATTAAATAGATTGGTTTTCAATCTGTAAAGTGGTCTCTGCTGACCTCACTTGCAGCTctccatttcttttaaaagttttacATCTTTCTGAAACTTAGACACCAAAGTTTTCAGCAGGTAGCAGAGTCACTAATAGTGTATATATCTGGTTTTGATCTATGCTCTATGTTCCCCATTCATATATCTCTGGTCCAGGTCTGTTCACTTAACAGAAAGTTTTTAGGCTTTTGAGTCCAGCTGGGCTATTGCAACTCAGTCTTTTTTCCCGGTCATTGCATTTCAGAACAGCCTCTGTCTCACATCCTACATCACTGTCTCTCAATATGAGCCATTTCTCCTTCTGTATGGCTCCACTGAAACACTTATTATTCAAAGAACATTGCCCCAAGCAGATTATCCAGCTCAATCTGCAAATGACCCTTCAGCAGCTGTTGAGTCCATTGACCAGTTTTTGTTTATCTGCAAACACATTGTGATGTCTGAATTCAGCTAGGGATGCAGTCTTCCCTCTGTTGTTTGCAGCAAAGATAGGCAGATGAGAGATGAACAGCAGATTTTGGCCATGGCTGGAAGGCACACAGGAGAAAtgtgggatcagagctgcttctgctgcccaGACAGCCTCATTTGCAACACACCCCATCCCGTGCCACCTTCCTTGCATATGGAGCCTTTGTAGCAGAGCAGATGCCCTGGGGAAGCTCCTCAGGTGAGCTGGCACATCCCTTGAACAGCATGGAAACCTGCAGAGTGGCAATTCCTCTCCTGAGACCTCCCTGGGGATCTGGCAGCTGCTCAGTTGTGTCCATGATGAGAACTGGCAGATCCATTAGGACATGTCAGAAATAGATGCAAAAACCTCACGTGGAAGTCGGTGTGGAAGGAAAAGTTTGTGCCAGTCTGCTCTTCTTGTCCCTGCTAAGGATTTATGCCACAGGAAAATGTCCAATATCTGGGAGAAGAGCTTTTACAATGCTCTGTATCTGAATTGCAAGTCCCTTAATATTAATATTGTTAGCTCCTGATTCTGGAGCCAGGTGAGCAGCTGGCATCTTCACTTGCTCCTCCTGTCTTAATTATCTCActttttggtttgagttttggggttttttaaagctttaattGTGACTCAAGTGCAACCTAAAGGGCCCaaactaaaataaatgcaaaatatgttacaatattttttaaacttactACTTTTAGACCCTATTCATAAATAAATCTCTCCAGGATAAGAACTTCTAAGGTGACAACATGCCAGTTGAGCAGCCTGAGGCTCCAGGAATTGAAGGCACCCTGTCAGGGTGAGACCATTGCATGTCTCTGCCTGGTAGTGAGCATTCACAGAATGGCTTATGATTGTTTTCTCTCCGTTTCTCCTGTTATTGCAGGACTTTTTTCATGAAGGCTACTCAAAATCCTTGGTCAAAGAGTTCAAGTTTATGAACATTCATTTCTTTGCTTCTGTGTTGCGTCTGATCCAGCTGTATTCAATTCAAATGTGTGTTCCAGTGACACCCAATATGTACCTGAAGACCATTAACGATAGTGGAGTTTCCAAATATGCCAGTAATAATGTATCATTTCTCTTGTTAATACAATTCATCTGCCTCACTGATAATTATCTGCGCCTTATTTCTAATTTGATAGCTTCTGGCTTTAATTTCCAGACACTTCCTGCTTTACTATTTGTCTTTTACTGGGTAAAGCATCTTCTAGCATCACACATTCTTGTCTATCACATATTTACTCACTATTCagctctgctgcgctgccaaGACTCCAGACCGTGGTCTCTCCTGAAGAGAGAGCTCTCCTGGGCTCCTAGAAAGCTCTGAGATGTGCTGCAGCAAGGTGGGATGAGTGTCTCTGGTTTGGGTTCAAAGGTTGATTGGTGCATTTTTGGGGAGGTTCCTTGCAAAGGGATTTGACAGGTGCAAGGGCAGCCTGGTCTCGCTGCGACTGATGACCTCTATGAGCTCTGCCATACTCAGCCAAGTGTCAAGTGTGGGGCAAAGCTGTCGAAACTTGCCAGAAGGGAGAGCCTGGGTACCTGCAGCACCCTCACCTCTTGCAGGAAAACTGCTCCCCACCACAGGCTCTAAGTACCTTTTACTCTCCCCCCTGATAAAGCTGCCTCTCCTCTGTGCACAGGCTACAGCTGATTtctccagccctgcacaaagcACAGCGGGGCCTCCACTTGGAAGAAAGCTCTCAGAGGTGGGGCCATCACCTCTGCACTGGAAGGCTGATTTGAAGTGCTGGCGCTGGCCAGGGCTTTCCAGtttctcccagagcagctctgggccgGATGCGTGCCCCTTCATTCTCCACCCCAATTCTTCCCAtgctctgtgccaggcaggatgtgcaggctctgcagggctgccagCTTTGTCACAGGCTCAACAGCCTGTTCAGGAGGGACTGGGGAGGGCACACTGAGGATAACAGTCCCTGCCACCCAGGccatgtgttttctttctgtgaagaaccCAACCCTGAAGAAATGGATCTTTGTTTTGGTGCACACACAAGCCTCTGTATGCTTATCATAATAAAGACTTCTGATCTGATGCCAGAAAAGTTTTCACGCTCTTTTCCAGAAGATGGGGGTTTGCCAGTAGTGGAATGGAGCATCTGGCACTAAACATGGAAAAGTCCTGAGATGGGATTTCCTCTCTTGCCAGTTCCTCGATGCTCTCCTGGGTCAGCTCTGAAGTACCTGATGGATGGGTAGCATCCCCTCCCGGTGGAGAAAGGCACTGTGGTCTTTCCCAGGCTCTGGGCACCTCACACAGGTTG
Protein-coding sequences here:
- the ENTPD1 gene encoding ectonucleoside triphosphate diphosphohydrolase 1 isoform X2, with translation MDEPKVTGTKPKMSSTRTILLILGFLSTLAVIALIAVAVTQNQPLPKNIKYGIVLDAGSSHTNLYVYEWPAEKENDTGVVKQVEVCKVEGPGISGYSHATEKAGPSLAQCLQQAKEVIPSAQHKETPVYLGATAGMRLLRLQNESAADKVLSSVGSTLRSAPFNFQGARIITGQEEGAYGWITINYLLGNFKQSGWKKLLHSLKSLSETSGALDLGGASTQITFVSKDLSSESPENQLYFRLYGKDYQVYTHSFLCYGKDQALQQKLAMDLQTVENSSLPDPCFHKGYERTINISDFFKNPCTSDKKKQLPFSQLYIKGEGDYQKCRENIQKLFNKSNCPYSSCSFNGIYLPPLQGDFGAFSAFYFVMNFLNLTSEPNPLALNKVTSTIESFCARPWQEVKTAYQHIKEKYLSEYCFSGAYILSLLENGYEFTENNWQMIHFLGKIGSSDAGWTLGYMLNLTNMIPAEEPAGPPLSHGSYVGLMVLCSLVLVSVLLFAWLLFHKPKCLQKGIV
- the ENTPD1 gene encoding ectonucleoside triphosphate diphosphohydrolase 1 isoform X3, whose protein sequence is MSSTRTILLILGFLSTLAVIALIAVAVTQNQPLPKNIKYGIVLDAGSSHTNLYVYEWPAEKENDTGVVKQVEVCKVEGPGISGYSHATEKAGPSLAQCLQQAKEVIPSAQHKETPVYLGATAGMRLLRLQNESAADKVLSSVGSTLRSAPFNFQGARIITGQEEGAYGWITINYLLGNFKQSGWKKLLHSLKSLSETSGALDLGGASTQITFVSKDLSSESPENQLYFRLYGKDYQVYTHSFLCYGKDQALQQKLAMDLQTVENSSLPDPCFHKGYERTINISDFFKNPCTSDKKKQLPFSQLYIKGEGDYQKCRENIQKLFNKSNCPYSSCSFNGIYLPPLQGDFGAFSAFYFVMNFLNLTSEPNPLALNKVTSTIESFCARPWQEVKTAYQHIKEKYLSEYCFSGAYILSLLENGYEFTENNWQMIHFLGKIGSSDAGWTLGYMLNLTNMIPAEEPAGPPLSHGSYVGLMVLCSLVLVSVLLFAWLLFHKPKCLQKGIV
- the ENTPD1 gene encoding ectonucleoside triphosphate diphosphohydrolase 1 isoform X1 — protein: MLNSNTDCSHALSLPSLPAELHRHKLLQLENVHRLHCQSPSLLVTGTKPKMSSTRTILLILGFLSTLAVIALIAVAVTQNQPLPKNIKYGIVLDAGSSHTNLYVYEWPAEKENDTGVVKQVEVCKVEGPGISGYSHATEKAGPSLAQCLQQAKEVIPSAQHKETPVYLGATAGMRLLRLQNESAADKVLSSVGSTLRSAPFNFQGARIITGQEEGAYGWITINYLLGNFKQSGWKKLLHSLKSLSETSGALDLGGASTQITFVSKDLSSESPENQLYFRLYGKDYQVYTHSFLCYGKDQALQQKLAMDLQTVENSSLPDPCFHKGYERTINISDFFKNPCTSDKKKQLPFSQLYIKGEGDYQKCRENIQKLFNKSNCPYSSCSFNGIYLPPLQGDFGAFSAFYFVMNFLNLTSEPNPLALNKVTSTIESFCARPWQEVKTAYQHIKEKYLSEYCFSGAYILSLLENGYEFTENNWQMIHFLGKIGSSDAGWTLGYMLNLTNMIPAEEPAGPPLSHGSYVGLMVLCSLVLVSVLLFAWLLFHKPKCLQKGIV